A part of Chloroflexota bacterium genomic DNA contains:
- a CDS encoding AAA family ATPase encodes MRFDRFTERAQEAAQRAAEIIQRYGHNQIDTEHILLALIEQPQGVITQLLEILKVDSENFKERLDYILRTSPKANIFGGGAGQVFITPRVKRIIDQANEEANRLKDEYISTEHIFLAILGERNTPAARLLEDLGITRQRVLDAVDELRGGQKVNDPKAESRYRTLEKYSRDLTTMAREGKLDPVIGRDTEILRLIQILSRRTKNNPVLIGEAGVGKTAIVEGLSQKVASNDVPEILMGKKVVSLDLGAMIAGSRFRGEFEERLKAAIEEIQRSEGEIILFIDELHTVVGAGAAQGAMDASNMLKPALSRGELQCIGATTLDEYHKHIEKDAALERRFAPVYVEEPSVEDTIEMLRGLRDRYEAHHKVTFSNEALVEAAKLSARYVTDRRLPDKAIDLMDEAAAKLRVALYSLPDDLKEMKTEIDRLLKEEEQAGVERNYERAAQMKSDRLRAEEEFNTHRDIWEQEHKLDEIVDVNDIAEVINQWTGIPVSQMMEDEKDKLLQMEDRLHERLIGQDEAIVAISDAIRRARSGLKDPRRPIGSFVFIGPSGVGKTELAKALAEFMFDDEEALVRIDMSEYREQHTVSRLFGAPPGYVGYEEGGQLTEAVRRRPYRVILFDEVEKAHPEVWNALLQILDDGRLTDGQGRVVDFRNTVLIMTSNLGTEYVNKSGTLGFLGSMENGDQGNREKIEKALKGTFRPEFLNRIDEIIVFSSLSIEHMEQIVELQMSDIRERLAEHGLGVELTSAAKEWLANEGFDSAFGARPLKRALQKHVESPLSVSLLSGDFKTGDTVLVDVADDKVIFTKKEGIKIEKLDEAEI; translated from the coding sequence ATGCGATTTGATCGTTTCACAGAACGTGCCCAGGAAGCGGCACAGCGCGCGGCTGAAATTATTCAGCGCTATGGGCATAACCAAATTGATACTGAACACATCCTCCTGGCGTTGATCGAACAGCCCCAGGGCGTTATTACTCAACTGCTTGAGATCCTCAAAGTGGACTCCGAAAACTTCAAAGAACGCCTGGATTACATCCTGCGCACCAGCCCAAAGGCCAATATCTTTGGCGGTGGGGCAGGTCAGGTATTCATCACCCCTCGGGTGAAGCGGATCATTGACCAGGCGAATGAAGAAGCCAACCGGCTGAAGGACGAATATATCTCCACAGAGCACATCTTTCTGGCGATTCTCGGTGAGCGTAACACACCGGCAGCCCGGCTGCTGGAGGACCTGGGAATCACCCGCCAGCGTGTCCTGGATGCAGTTGACGAATTACGCGGTGGCCAGAAAGTGAATGACCCTAAAGCCGAATCCCGGTACCGCACACTGGAAAAATACTCCCGTGACCTGACGACCATGGCCCGCGAAGGGAAGCTGGACCCCGTGATTGGGCGCGATACCGAAATCCTGCGCTTGATCCAGATCCTCTCCCGCCGCACAAAGAACAACCCGGTGCTGATTGGTGAAGCCGGGGTAGGCAAGACTGCCATTGTGGAAGGACTGAGCCAAAAGGTTGCTAGCAACGATGTCCCCGAGATCCTGATGGGCAAGAAAGTTGTCTCTCTGGATTTGGGCGCAATGATTGCCGGTTCCCGGTTCCGGGGTGAATTTGAAGAACGGCTCAAGGCTGCTATTGAAGAAATTCAACGGTCAGAAGGGGAGATCATCCTCTTCATTGATGAGTTGCATACCGTGGTTGGCGCTGGCGCAGCGCAAGGCGCAATGGATGCCTCCAACATGCTCAAGCCTGCCCTTTCACGGGGTGAGCTGCAGTGTATTGGGGCGACCACGCTGGATGAATATCACAAACATATAGAAAAAGATGCAGCCCTTGAGCGGCGTTTTGCACCGGTCTATGTCGAAGAACCGAGTGTGGAAGACACGATTGAGATGCTGCGCGGCCTGCGGGACCGCTATGAAGCGCACCATAAGGTGACCTTCTCCAATGAAGCCCTGGTGGAAGCAGCCAAGCTCTCCGCCCGTTATGTGACGGACCGGCGTTTGCCTGATAAGGCAATTGACCTCATGGATGAGGCCGCGGCGAAATTGCGTGTGGCGCTTTATTCTCTGCCGGATGACCTGAAGGAAATGAAAACCGAGATTGATCGGCTCCTGAAGGAAGAGGAACAGGCTGGCGTGGAGCGCAACTATGAACGCGCCGCCCAGATGAAATCAGACCGGCTGCGAGCCGAAGAAGAATTTAATACCCACCGGGATATTTGGGAACAGGAACACAAACTGGATGAAATTGTGGATGTCAATGACATCGCCGAAGTGATCAACCAGTGGACAGGTATCCCTGTTTCGCAGATGATGGAAGATGAAAAGGATAAACTCCTGCAAATGGAAGACCGGCTGCATGAGCGGCTGATTGGGCAGGATGAAGCCATTGTGGCGATCTCTGACGCTATTCGCCGGGCCCGCAGCGGTCTGAAAGACCCCCGCCGGCCGATTGGTTCCTTTGTGTTTATCGGTCCTTCTGGTGTGGGCAAGACGGAACTGGCAAAAGCGCTGGCTGAATTCATGTTCGATGATGAAGAAGCGCTGGTGCGGATTGACATGAGTGAATATCGGGAACAGCATACAGTTTCCCGTTTGTTTGGCGCCCCTCCTGGTTATGTTGGCTATGAAGAAGGCGGTCAACTGACCGAAGCTGTCCGGCGCCGGCCTTACCGGGTGATCCTCTTTGATGAGGTCGAAAAAGCACATCCCGAAGTCTGGAATGCTCTGCTGCAGATCCTTGATGACGGCCGTTTGACCGATGGTCAGGGGCGGGTGGTGGATTTCCGCAATACCGTCCTGATCATGACCAGTAACCTCGGCACGGAATATGTGAACAAGAGCGGCACCCTCGGTTTCCTCGGTTCGATGGAAAATGGCGACCAGGGCAATCGTGAAAAGATCGAAAAAGCGCTCAAAGGCACCTTCCGCCCAGAGTTTCTCAACCGGATTGATGAGATTATTGTGTTCTCCTCACTTTCCATTGAGCATATGGAGCAAATTGTTGAATTGCAGATGAGTGATATCCGGGAAAGACTAGCGGAGCACGGCTTGGGTGTAGAATTGACCAGTGCCGCCAAGGAATGGTTGGCGAATGAAGGTTTTGACTCAGCCTTTGGCGCTCGGCCACTCAAACGAGCTTTGCAGAAGCATGTCGAGAGCCCGCTTTCCGTCAGCCTGCTTTCCGGCGACTTCAAAACAGGCGATACCGTTCTGGTGGATGTTGCCGATGATAAGGTCATCTTCACTAAGAAGGAAGGGATCAAGATTGAAAAGTTGGATGAGGCGGAAATCTGA
- a CDS encoding SpoIIE family protein phosphatase: MNCTSCQAEINPKTRVCGFCGYPISNNPTLEQLYFSRLAATAPKRFVQKVRSVPYLSKEQRNVTAMMLTIANAGDFSEKIPEEDQSSILNAVLDRIAGIVFEFEGSIAKLWKNTVLAFFGAPVTHEDDPQRAIHAAGTILLEIGKYSQTIKEKFGVPFDLHIVLNTGPILIGELKSNLRFDFQSVNETLECMDRATRMVIPSNAIILFEDTFRFVKPFVQCTELSDPYCSKVDEEHHLWQVDQINRPGASFLRTPINSSTPLIGRKSELEILLELSETVLAGLGRLSMILGDPGIGKSRLVMEWKQQLRTLHQPTRLHWIEAHGQSFGKELAYHLLKSLLRSALEIDREDSSEEILSKITNKANNLLGGNPENIITYLAHLLDVQLTEEKETYIHQLKASELQGKYLNALQSFFKALAMEQPLVIVLEDLHWADKSSIEILMDFLPITTTAPILICLVTRLYRDSDGWALINAAREQIGPRLNEITLQNLDENESEELVNELIDLQKLPDEVRDLILKKSEGNPFFIEELLRMLTNEGMLVQKNDHWQVASEVNTERIPDSLQGLLTARIDRLPAEARDTMRVASVIGRTFPEKVIERVLLTQSPNIALMEQLNVLESIGMIQVSQVHPELIYTFQHILLHDAAYHSIIEEDRNKLHLAVGTALEDLYPDQLERLASQLAYHFSKGKHTEKAIHYLDKAGHVSRDSFANAEAEYYFSQAIQITKDHATLAHLYTDLGEALAQQGRHRPAVQAWRKAIDFHQEFQDFDQLARVYAWSARSAWWGYDRKHGLEICLEGLEAVRDKTESADIAYLIHETGRAYFFNDQPEKAQTYCEQALEMAKRLNAYDVQAEALATIGVLPNLKPEQAIESLEMAVKVSEAHNLFGPASRAYINLAFVVDDLGKTSLARDYRKRVLQLGVKAGGISDELSLNQSIIYASLWLADFKDVEQRLEVIDRDLLKSESYLGETTLNNLYLKGCLQRYKGDFRSAINTFTELIERSRQTHDYKQNLLANHCMAEIILESHLLESDNTNSSELDIVLDMLADVIKTPQKVHAQSELATQCLIGVIYTLKGNLDLAEAAVAKADNIYQNHPNKQDRIWITLAQARLALAHGQENHALEHLSAAAQWLEEMEGRWWHARVMLEIGIILLKRNEPEDIDQAQNIFREVLSEFKDMDVSYYQDVIIEKLRQLKCISKAQAIAHRKITQELAEAGRVQNTFIPTHSPTIAGYQVAGVLLPAHETSGDFYDFIELEGGKLGVVIADVGDKGAGAALYMAMSRTLIRTYAGEEARDPEDVIHQVNRRILTDTQNGIFLTVVYGILNPQNGTFTYVNAGHNPPCVLRSEGNDKSCITLDKTGTLVGIFKDNTWETNTITLQSGEYLIFYTDGITESQNHEGKFYGLQRLKDTLYTCKADTAQELLNSLLISVQAFTGSTPRLDDVTLIVIKKE, encoded by the coding sequence ATGAATTGCACCTCCTGCCAGGCTGAAATCAATCCAAAAACCCGGGTTTGTGGTTTCTGTGGTTATCCCATTTCCAATAACCCCACTCTCGAACAACTTTATTTTTCCAGGCTCGCCGCCACAGCACCCAAAAGATTCGTCCAGAAGGTCCGCTCTGTGCCGTACCTTTCCAAGGAGCAGCGCAATGTTACAGCCATGATGCTGACCATTGCAAATGCGGGTGACTTCTCAGAAAAAATTCCGGAAGAAGACCAAAGTTCAATATTGAACGCCGTTCTGGACCGAATTGCTGGAATCGTTTTTGAGTTTGAAGGGTCCATCGCAAAACTATGGAAAAACACGGTTCTGGCGTTCTTTGGCGCACCAGTGACCCATGAGGACGACCCTCAACGGGCCATTCACGCAGCAGGCACAATCCTCTTGGAAATTGGAAAGTATAGCCAGACCATCAAAGAGAAATTCGGCGTCCCTTTTGATCTTCACATTGTCCTAAATACCGGCCCAATTCTGATTGGCGAGTTAAAATCCAACCTAAGGTTCGATTTCCAATCCGTAAATGAAACCCTCGAATGTATGGACCGTGCCACCCGGATGGTGATTCCCAGCAATGCGATCATCCTCTTTGAAGACACCTTCCGGTTCGTCAAACCCTTTGTTCAATGCACGGAATTATCTGATCCCTATTGCTCCAAAGTTGATGAGGAGCATCACCTTTGGCAAGTTGACCAGATCAACCGACCCGGTGCATCCTTTTTGAGAACCCCGATCAACAGCAGCACCCCGCTTATTGGCCGTAAAAGTGAACTGGAGATCCTCCTTGAGCTTTCTGAAACAGTTCTCGCTGGTTTGGGGCGGCTGAGTATGATCCTTGGAGATCCCGGTATTGGAAAATCTCGTTTAGTAATGGAATGGAAACAGCAGTTAAGGACCTTGCACCAGCCCACAAGGCTGCACTGGATCGAAGCCCATGGTCAGTCCTTCGGTAAAGAACTGGCCTATCACTTATTAAAGTCCTTACTGCGGTCAGCTCTTGAGATAGACAGAGAAGATTCGTCCGAAGAGATCCTCTCCAAAATTACAAATAAAGCCAATAATTTGTTGGGCGGAAACCCCGAAAATATCATTACCTATCTGGCCCACCTTCTGGATGTCCAGTTGACCGAAGAAAAAGAAACCTATATCCACCAACTGAAAGCAAGTGAATTGCAGGGAAAATATCTAAATGCCCTGCAATCATTCTTTAAGGCCCTGGCTATGGAGCAACCCCTTGTGATCGTTCTGGAGGACCTCCATTGGGCTGACAAATCTTCAATAGAGATCCTGATGGACTTTTTGCCCATCACCACAACAGCTCCCATCCTGATCTGCTTGGTCACCCGTCTTTATCGGGATTCGGATGGTTGGGCCCTGATCAATGCTGCTCGGGAACAAATCGGCCCAAGGCTGAACGAGATCACACTGCAAAACCTTGATGAAAATGAGAGCGAGGAACTGGTCAACGAACTGATTGACCTCCAAAAACTCCCGGATGAAGTTCGAGATTTAATCCTGAAAAAATCTGAAGGCAACCCATTTTTTATTGAAGAGTTGCTGCGGATGCTGACCAATGAAGGCATGTTGGTCCAGAAGAATGATCATTGGCAGGTCGCATCGGAAGTTAATACCGAACGAATCCCGGACAGCCTGCAAGGTCTGCTAACTGCCCGGATTGATCGCCTCCCTGCAGAAGCCAGAGATACAATGCGGGTTGCCAGCGTGATCGGGCGAACTTTTCCGGAGAAGGTGATTGAACGAGTCCTCCTGACGCAGTCTCCCAATATTGCCCTCATGGAACAACTCAACGTTTTGGAATCCATTGGGATGATCCAGGTGAGCCAGGTCCATCCTGAACTGATTTACACTTTTCAACATATCCTTCTCCATGACGCAGCCTATCATTCCATCATCGAGGAGGATCGCAATAAGCTTCATCTCGCCGTAGGTACGGCTCTTGAAGACCTCTACCCTGATCAGCTCGAGCGGCTTGCATCGCAGCTCGCCTACCACTTCTCGAAAGGCAAGCACACTGAAAAGGCCATCCACTATCTTGATAAAGCAGGTCATGTCTCACGAGACTCATTTGCTAATGCAGAAGCTGAATATTATTTCAGCCAAGCGATCCAGATCACTAAAGATCATGCCACTTTAGCCCATCTATATACAGATTTGGGAGAGGCTCTTGCCCAACAAGGCAGGCATCGTCCGGCCGTCCAGGCCTGGCGGAAGGCAATCGATTTTCATCAGGAATTTCAGGACTTTGACCAGCTGGCAAGGGTCTATGCGTGGTCAGCCCGGTCCGCCTGGTGGGGATATGACCGTAAGCACGGACTTGAGATATGCCTGGAAGGCCTTGAAGCTGTCAGAGATAAAACCGAAAGCGCCGATATCGCCTACCTCATCCACGAAACCGGACGGGCCTATTTCTTCAATGATCAACCGGAGAAAGCCCAGACGTATTGTGAGCAAGCGCTTGAAATGGCCAAACGGTTGAATGCCTATGACGTTCAAGCTGAAGCCCTCGCAACCATAGGCGTCCTCCCCAATCTCAAGCCTGAACAAGCCATTGAATCTCTTGAAATGGCAGTAAAAGTCAGTGAAGCGCATAACCTTTTCGGCCCCGCCTCCAGAGCGTATATCAACCTTGCATTCGTGGTAGATGACCTTGGCAAAACTAGTTTGGCCCGAGATTACCGAAAGCGCGTCCTCCAGTTGGGTGTGAAAGCCGGTGGCATATCAGATGAATTATCTTTAAACCAATCAATTATCTATGCCTCACTCTGGCTGGCAGATTTCAAAGACGTTGAACAACGCCTTGAAGTTATTGACAGAGATTTGCTGAAATCAGAATCTTATTTGGGCGAGACTACACTCAATAATCTCTATCTGAAAGGGTGTTTACAACGCTACAAAGGGGATTTCAGGAGTGCGATCAATACATTCACTGAGTTGATTGAACGAAGCCGGCAAACCCATGATTACAAACAAAACCTTCTGGCCAATCACTGCATGGCTGAGATCATCCTTGAATCCCACCTTCTGGAATCTGACAATACCAATTCTTCAGAATTGGACATTGTCCTAGATATGCTCGCAGACGTCATAAAAACACCCCAAAAAGTTCATGCTCAATCAGAACTTGCCACCCAATGCCTGATTGGCGTGATCTATACGCTCAAGGGCAACCTGGATCTGGCCGAAGCGGCAGTGGCAAAAGCGGATAACATCTATCAGAACCATCCAAATAAACAGGATAGAATTTGGATCACCCTAGCCCAAGCTCGGTTGGCATTAGCTCATGGTCAGGAGAACCATGCGCTTGAACACCTTTCTGCTGCAGCGCAGTGGTTGGAAGAAATGGAAGGCCGTTGGTGGCACGCAAGGGTAATGCTGGAAATCGGCATTATCCTCCTGAAACGCAATGAACCAGAGGATATTGACCAGGCACAAAACATCTTCCGGGAAGTCCTCTCAGAATTCAAAGATATGGATGTGAGTTACTATCAAGATGTAATCATTGAGAAACTACGACAGCTTAAGTGCATCTCCAAAGCCCAGGCTATCGCCCATCGCAAGATCACTCAGGAACTTGCAGAAGCAGGAAGAGTGCAAAACACTTTTATCCCGACTCATTCCCCCACCATAGCAGGTTATCAAGTGGCTGGTGTGCTGCTACCCGCCCATGAGACGTCGGGGGACTTTTATGACTTCATTGAGTTGGAAGGTGGCAAGCTGGGCGTGGTCATCGCTGACGTTGGCGATAAGGGCGCTGGGGCTGCATTATATATGGCAATGAGCCGGACACTGATCCGCACCTATGCCGGTGAAGAAGCCCGTGATCCGGAAGATGTCATCCACCAAGTGAACCGCCGCATCCTCACCGATACCCAAAATGGGATTTTTCTAACAGTGGTGTATGGCATCCTCAACCCCCAGAATGGCACCTTCACTTATGTCAACGCAGGACATAATCCCCCCTGCGTATTACGAAGCGAAGGAAATGACAAGAGCTGCATAACTTTGGATAAAACAGGCACCTTGGTTGGGATCTTTAAAGACAATACCTGGGAAACGAACACGATCACACTTCAATCCGGGGAATATTTGATCTTCTATACGGACGGCATTACGGAATCTCAGAACCATGAAGGGAAATTCTATGGCCTTCAACGGTTGAAGGATACGCTTTACACCTGTAAAGCAGACACAGCCCAGGAACTCCTCAACAGCCTTCTGATATCCGTTCAGGCATTCACGGGCTCAACACCCCGCCTGGACGATGTGACGCTGATCGTGATCAAAAAAGAATGA
- a CDS encoding cyclic nucleotide-binding domain-containing protein, whose translation MRVEQSERIEILKQSSLFGYLTPGELNRLAGLFKSSTCAEGEPIFEEGEPSETIFFVFEGEVDLTAIHKREERVFTSLRRGDYFGEESLFEDDPRYYTAIAATDVVLLTLDVDSYLYIYPDLPDIEERLEIAVDSRKLASRMPFPWLGKDEYPLVVARRHPAVLWAKEVTSIVVGLVAIVAGFFTSALWLPDRPYGWLMMGLGGGIALIWSIWTYFDWRNDFFLLTNKRVVWVEKVALIYDSRKEAPLRTIMSIGESRTRLGSIFGFSDVVVTTYVGTIRLHDLARAKLISSLIEIYWHHADDFNRREEADLMDLKLRQKLDDLAYPDDLTRPAVTQRVEPEPEEQIKETGFLAWLFSDFIRLRYEANGAITYRKHWFVLVRAAWLPVLLMFGMLAVVIVRVTGGLAFIPMNSALFGLIALMFVDFLWILYQYADWRNDIFQVTLDQIIDFDRKPLGKMRKRSAPLENVLSIEYDRRGFWGFVFNFGTVYITVGNTRLTFDFVYNPSAVQQDIFYRMGERLEKLRQYEIDSERERISEWIASYHRRMVKNQDGDGGSENPMKSTEPYDGR comes from the coding sequence ATGCGAGTTGAACAATCTGAACGCATCGAAATTCTCAAACAGTCTTCCTTGTTTGGCTATTTGACCCCCGGAGAACTTAATCGACTGGCGGGTTTGTTCAAGTCGTCAACTTGCGCTGAAGGGGAGCCAATATTCGAAGAAGGTGAACCCTCGGAGACGATTTTTTTCGTCTTCGAAGGGGAAGTGGACCTGACGGCAATTCATAAACGGGAAGAAAGGGTGTTCACTTCCCTTCGCCGGGGGGATTATTTTGGTGAGGAATCGCTTTTTGAGGATGACCCACGCTATTACACGGCTATTGCTGCAACCGATGTGGTTCTGTTGACATTGGATGTGGATAGTTACCTTTATATTTACCCCGATCTACCGGATATTGAAGAGCGGCTTGAGATAGCCGTGGACAGCCGAAAACTGGCGTCGCGGATGCCATTCCCCTGGTTGGGGAAAGACGAGTATCCTCTGGTTGTTGCCCGGCGGCACCCAGCCGTTCTCTGGGCCAAAGAGGTCACATCCATTGTCGTTGGCCTGGTCGCCATCGTGGCGGGATTTTTTACATCAGCGCTTTGGCTGCCGGACAGACCCTATGGCTGGCTGATGATGGGTTTGGGTGGGGGCATTGCCTTGATTTGGTCCATCTGGACTTATTTTGACTGGCGAAATGATTTCTTCCTGCTGACGAATAAGCGGGTGGTTTGGGTTGAAAAGGTGGCCCTGATTTATGACAGTCGAAAGGAAGCGCCCCTGCGGACGATCATGTCTATTGGTGAGTCGCGGACACGGCTGGGAAGTATTTTCGGGTTCTCGGATGTGGTTGTGACGACCTATGTTGGCACGATCCGACTGCACGATCTGGCCCGTGCCAAGCTGATCTCCAGCTTGATTGAGATTTATTGGCACCACGCGGATGATTTCAACCGGCGTGAAGAGGCTGACCTGATGGACTTGAAGCTCCGGCAGAAACTGGACGATCTGGCCTATCCAGATGACCTGACCCGGCCGGCGGTGACGCAAAGGGTTGAGCCTGAACCTGAGGAGCAGATCAAGGAAACTGGTTTCCTCGCCTGGCTGTTCTCAGATTTCATTCGGCTGCGCTATGAGGCGAACGGCGCAATTACCTATCGCAAACATTGGTTTGTGCTTGTCAGGGCGGCGTGGCTGCCGGTTTTGTTGATGTTTGGGATGCTTGCGGTGGTGATCGTCCGGGTGACAGGCGGCCTAGCTTTCATACCGATGAATTCAGCGTTATTTGGTTTGATTGCCCTGATGTTTGTTGATTTCCTCTGGATCCTCTATCAATATGCGGACTGGCGGAATGACATCTTCCAGGTAACCCTGGATCAGATCATTGACTTTGATCGGAAGCCTTTGGGGAAGATGCGAAAGCGGTCCGCTCCTTTGGAAAATGTACTGAGCATTGAATATGATCGCCGTGGCTTTTGGGGTTTTGTTTTCAATTTTGGTACGGTTTATATCACGGTGGGTAATACCCGCCTGACCTTTGATTTCGTGTATAATCCATCCGCTGTCCAACAGGATATCTTTTACCGGATGGGAGAGCGGCTGGAAAAATTACGGCAATATGAAATTGATTCGGAGCGTGAGCGAATTTCCGAATGGATAGCCAGCTATCACCGTCGGATGGTGAAGAACCAGGATGGGGATGGCGGGAGTGAGAATCCGATGAAATCAACGGAACCATATGACGGACGTTGA
- the def gene encoding peptide deformylase: MTILNIVTFPDKVLRTETETISEFNHELNTLVENMVETMRVAPGVGLAAPQVGVSKKLVVVEYGSEMDESFPKQLYVLVNPEITERSEEIVRGIEGCLSVPDLVGTVDRAQVVTVKAQDQQGKPLKIRAEGWLARIFQHEIDHINGILYTDRTNDIWQPDEDDEDIPDV; this comes from the coding sequence ATGACAATATTGAATATCGTAACATTTCCCGATAAAGTGTTACGCACAGAAACAGAAACAATTTCAGAATTTAACCACGAGTTGAACACTTTGGTAGAAAACATGGTTGAGACCATGCGTGTGGCCCCAGGCGTGGGCCTGGCGGCGCCGCAGGTTGGTGTCTCGAAGAAGCTGGTTGTGGTTGAATATGGCAGCGAAATGGATGAATCCTTCCCCAAACAGCTTTATGTTTTGGTGAATCCCGAAATCACGGAGCGCTCTGAAGAAATCGTGCGCGGGATTGAAGGCTGCCTGTCCGTTCCGGACCTGGTCGGCACCGTGGACCGTGCCCAGGTGGTAACTGTTAAAGCCCAGGACCAGCAGGGCAAACCCTTGAAGATCAGGGCGGAAGGCTGGTTGGCACGGATTTTTCAGCATGAGATCGATCATATTAACGGCATTCTCTATACGGACCGGACCAATGATATTTGGCAGCCGGATGAGGATGACGAGGACATCCCTGACGTTTAA
- a CDS encoding DNA replication/repair protein RecF, producing MYLKRLSLTDFRQFSRLDLDVPREIFLLVGANAQGKTTLLEAIYFLSTFSSFHASSDRQLINFSLPDVGTTVGRIVGDFVRKDGEHQIEVRLIRENINGNGRSRFRKEVLLDGVKRKMSEVVGQFNAVIFLPQMARIIEESPSDRRRYLDMLISQVSPQYLQHLSAYAQTLTQRNALLKLLAERGGDVEQLAVWDGMLARHGAFIMKERIKAICELEEEARRIHYSLTSGKEVLRLDYQPAYDPLEKPEGQMMLNVSTVADRSGFTLEEMEKGMVAALGKHQREEIARGVTTLGPHRDELRFLSNQVDLGEYGSRGQGRTALLALKLGEVNWLRTKTGEWPVLLLDEIMSELDVQRRVDLLATLAECDQAILTSTDLSMFEQDFVESHAAWRVEGGMVHRE from the coding sequence ATGTACCTGAAGCGGCTTTCCCTGACTGATTTCCGTCAATTTTCCCGGCTGGATCTTGATGTTCCCCGGGAAATATTTCTGTTGGTGGGCGCTAATGCACAGGGGAAGACCACACTTTTGGAAGCCATTTATTTCCTTTCAACTTTCTCTTCCTTCCACGCCAGCTCTGACCGGCAGCTGATCAATTTTAGCCTGCCGGATGTCGGCACAACTGTTGGCCGGATCGTTGGCGATTTTGTGCGCAAAGACGGGGAACATCAGATTGAAGTCCGCCTGATCCGGGAGAATATCAACGGCAATGGGCGTTCACGCTTCCGCAAGGAGGTGCTGCTGGACGGCGTCAAGAGGAAGATGAGCGAAGTCGTGGGCCAGTTCAATGCCGTGATCTTCCTGCCGCAGATGGCGAGGATTATCGAGGAAAGTCCTTCAGACCGCCGGCGCTATCTGGATATGCTGATCTCTCAGGTTTCCCCTCAATATCTCCAACATTTGTCAGCTTATGCTCAAACTCTGACCCAGCGTAACGCCTTGTTGAAGCTGTTGGCGGAACGGGGCGGGGATGTGGAACAATTGGCCGTTTGGGATGGGATGTTGGCCCGGCATGGCGCGTTCATAATGAAGGAACGCATCAAGGCTATTTGTGAATTGGAAGAAGAAGCGCGACGAATCCATTACAGCCTGACAAGCGGCAAGGAAGTGCTGCGACTGGATTACCAGCCAGCTTATGACCCGCTTGAAAAACCCGAGGGGCAGATGATGTTGAATGTGTCCACGGTGGCGGATCGGTCAGGGTTCACCCTGGAAGAGATGGAAAAGGGGATGGTGGCAGCTCTGGGTAAGCACCAGCGGGAAGAGATCGCCCGAGGGGTGACCACCCTTGGCCCCCACCGGGATGAGCTGCGTTTTCTCAGCAATCAGGTGGACTTGGGCGAGTATGGCTCGCGGGGCCAGGGGCGAACGGCTTTGTTGGCGTTGAAGCTGGGGGAAGTGAACTGGCTGCGAACCAAGACCGGTGAATGGCCTGTGCTGCTGCTGGATGAGATCATGTCCGAGTTGGACGTCCAACGCCGGGTGGATTTGTTGGCGACGCTGGCGGAGTGTGATCAGGCGATCCTGACCTCAACGGATCTGAGTATGTTTGAGCAGGATTTTGTGGAGAGTCATGCGGCGTGGCGGGTTGAAGGTGGCATGGTGCACCGCGAATAA